The nucleotide sequence CAGACCCCGATCGACCCCCATCTCTCAGCCGAACTGGACTCCCTGCCCGGACCGCGAATCCTGCTCATGCCCGGCTCCCGACGCGGCGTCGTCGATCAACTCCTCCCCGTCCAGCTTCGCCTCCTGCAGCGACTCTTCGACCGCTTTCCATCCGCCTCTGCCCAAATCGCCGCATGGCCCGGACTCACCGCCGAAATCGCCCATCAGGTCGACAAATCCGGCCTCGACGTCTCCCTCCGAAAGCTCTCCACCGCACCACACTCCGTCTCGGTCCTCGACGAGCACCGCGCAACCCTGATCGCACGAACCGACCTCGCCCTCGTCGCCTCGGGCACCGCCACCCTCGAAGTCGCCTGGCATGGCCGGCCCATGATCGTCATGTACAACGCCTCCAAACTCATGTACCACGCCGTCGCCCGATGGCTCATCCGCACCAAACACCTCTCGCTCATCAACATCCTCGCCCAACAGCACGTCGTCCCCGAATTCATGCCCTACATCCGAGACGAAAACGAAGTCTTCGACACCGCCGCGTCACTCCTCGCCGACCCCGCCAAGGCCGAACAACTCGGCCGCCAACTCCGACAAACCCTCGCCCCCCTCGAAACCGACCGCGACCCAGCCGACAAAACCGCCGACCTCGCCCTCGACCTCATCAACCGCTGACCGGTCTCTTCGCACCCAAACCCTATACAGCAACCCTTGTGGTTGACCTCCCCCAAATCAACAATCAGCAATCAGAAATCAGCAATTCCCCCTCGTCATCCCCGCGCAGGCGGGGACCCACCCACGTAGGGTGGATGTTCCTACATCCACCATCCCCCTCTCGCCGGCATCGCGAAATGGCCAGCTCGCGCTCCACGGGCACATGAACCCTGGCCAGCAACTTCTCATAAAAAACTCGCAGCATCGCTCCGCCACCTGACAGCCTATAATTGTAGCGCCGGTTCCGGCCCGGACGATGAGCGACGTACCCGGTTAAGACAAGACGACGCACATGGCTTCTGAGGCAAGGAGTGTCACCATGCCGTGGTTGTTGCTTGTCATCGCCGGCCTGATCGAAGCGGCCTGGGCCGTGGGGCTCACGTGCACCGAGGGCTTCACCAAACCCCTTCCATCCGTCCTGACCATCATGGGAATCGTCGTCAGCATGTACCTGCTCGCACTCGCGGCGCGGACACTGCCCATCGGCACAGCCTATGCCGTCTGGGTCGGCATCGGCGCTTTCGGCGCGGTCGTCCTCGGCATCGCGCTCCTCGGCGAGCCCGCCACGCCGGCGAGGCTCTTCTTCCTCTCGCTGTTGATGACCGCGATCATCGGCCTGAAACTCTCAACCCACTGATGCCGATCTC is from Phycisphaerae bacterium and encodes:
- the sugE gene encoding quaternary ammonium compound efflux SMR transporter SugE, whose amino-acid sequence is MPWLLLVIAGLIEAAWAVGLTCTEGFTKPLPSVLTIMGIVVSMYLLALAARTLPIGTAYAVWVGIGAFGAVVLGIALLGEPATPARLFFLSLLMTAIIGLKLSTH
- the lpxB gene encoding lipid-A-disaccharide synthase; translation: MIIVSALDNSGQAHAADLVRALRTRLPHEQFVGVGGKDLAAAGCQLVHDISETSAMLTGVVAATSWAIPLYRELIRRMAHDDVKLVILVDSPTFNLPLAKAAKKRGIKTLYYIAPQVWAWAKFRVRRVRKRVDRLAVILPFEEPFFREHGIDATFVGHPFIHRVRQTPIDPHLSAELDSLPGPRILLMPGSRRGVVDQLLPVQLRLLQRLFDRFPSASAQIAAWPGLTAEIAHQVDKSGLDVSLRKLSTAPHSVSVLDEHRATLIARTDLALVASGTATLEVAWHGRPMIVMYNASKLMYHAVARWLIRTKHLSLINILAQQHVVPEFMPYIRDENEVFDTAASLLADPAKAEQLGRQLRQTLAPLETDRDPADKTADLALDLINR